AAGGCACCTCCACTCAATTGGGAAATGGCGAGGGCTTCCTCGACTACTGCATAGGTGTCTTGAGAAACCTCCTGCAACCCTTTCCCTGCCTTGGCATTGATCGCCTCCAGTTCGCTGGTTACCTTGTGCAGGCTCATCTTAGCCTCTATTTCGCTTATTCTCGCAAAAGCGGCAGCAAAGGCTTCCTCTGACGGATTGTCATAGATAGTTACCTTGCATACAGTGCCGAGCAATAGTAGCGACTTGGCTTGGGGCTCTACCGGTTTCTTCGTGCAGGAAGCGAGCAACAACAAAAAAGAAAGACATCCGATAGCTAGTATAGTTGGCAATAGTTTTGTTTTATTGTTTTTCATAATTCTTATAGAAAAGCATTATGCGACTATCTGTAGGATAATGCAACCAAGCAAACCAACTGCAGCCAACCATCTGTTGTCTTACCAGCTGAGATGCTAACTCATCGACCCTTGCCTCATCTTACATTTGTAAACAGAGAAAGGCCTTTCAAAAATGCATGCTCAAAATCCAATTTCAGAAACACGCCGATATGCCCAAGATCATAGGTACGCCTCAGATGACACGGGCCGTTCAGAATTTCCTTTGTGCCACTTTCCAGCCAAGAGCCTTGCGGAAGATAGATTTCCCGTTCCCCATCCCCTTGGGTGAGTATGGGAGCAATAAGCAAGGAACGACCGAACAGATACTCATCCTCAATCGCGCAGGCCGTATCATCTTCAGGATAAGAATAGAACAGAGGCCTCATCAGAGGCTCCCCATGAAAAACCGAATAGGCAGCCTCGCTCTCGATATAGGGTAGCAACTCCATTCTCAGGTTGCTGAATTTCCTGCAGATAGCAAGGATTGAATCATCGTTATAATGCTTTGCCATATTCCAGGGGCTCCGGTCGTTGACTGCCTCACTTTGTGTTTGGGAGAACTGTCCTCCCAGAGGCTCAGAATGCCATTGCATGACAGGCCAGAACGTTGCAAGCATAAACGAGCGGAGATAGAGTTCCGCCGAAGGCAAGGGGCCTGCAAACCCCCCGATATCGAATCCCCAGAACGGGATCCCTGAAACCGAGGCATTCAAACCTGCATGCAGGATACAGGGTAGTTCTGGCCAAATCGACAACTGGTCCCCCACCCAGTGCAGAGGGGTAGCTTGGGAACCCACATAGCCTGAACGGGAAAACAGTATCCGGTCCTTTCCTATTGCCTTGGCATACGCTTTCGTGTAGGAAAGCGGATATTCGTTTTGCATGGTAGTACCATCACTACCGTCATGGAAACGAACCTCATCCGTGTAAATGAACTCCCCGCCGTCGGTCTTGAACCCATCGACTCCCATTTCGAGAAGGTATTCCCTTCTTTTAAACCACCACTGGCATAAATGGGGATTCGTAAAGTCCGGGACCATACCACCGGCGAACCATTTTCCTTTGGGAATATGATAGGGAGTACCGTCTGGATTGGTTACCACCAGCGCATTTGCAATCGCCTCCTGGCAATCTGCCTCGTGGATCGAATGTACCTGGCCTGCATCGAGTTTTTTGAGAACCGGTATCTGCCAGAGGATGAGATGGAGTCCCTGACGGTGCAAAACTTCAATCATCTTTTTAGGATCGGGCCACAACCCCTCGTTGAACCTATAGAAGGTCGCCTCGTCGCTCCAAGCCTCGATTACCAGCACTGTTGCGGGTATTGCATACGTAGCAGCTTTTTCAGCCTCTTTAAGCACCGTTTCCTGGTCATTCCATCGATTGGCACTCATCCATGGGCCAAAGGCCCAAGAAGGGGGAAGGACTGCCTTTTCCTGCAAGGATAAAAAACCGGCAAGGATTTTTTGGGGGTTTCCCGAGAAGAAATACACACCATCGTCACAGACAGGAAGGACAATCGTTACCCTTAGCCCATTTTTCGTCCGCCTGGATACAAAGGTGCAGACCAATCTGGTCTGGAGAAAAAAGCCCAAAGAGTCGGTAAGAAAGAAGGGAACCGGCAGATACGTATCCTGCCCCTGTTGGGTAAAATGCTCGACAACCTGGTTTTTTCGCTGCAAACCTTCCTGATTGAAGGCATCAAACCGTTCACCGAACCCCCAGATACCCTTTGCACGGGGGATGGTAAACTGGATTTGCATCTTTCCATCCTTGTTTGTCCAGGAAAAATGGGAAAGCTCTATTTGCCTTGCTATGTATTCCAGATTGACTGGCTCCAGATTCCAATGTATGTTCATCCTTTTATTCCTCCGACCTGCAATCCAGTAGAAAAATAGCGTTGGGAAAAGGCATATACCAAGAGAAGGGGTATCATTGAGATCAGCGAGCCAGCCATCAGCAAATCAAACGAAGTCTTGAACTGACCGCTTAACGAATTGAGAATGATAGGAAGCGTAAAATGGTCCCTGTCTGTCATCAGCACCAACGGGAGCAGATAATCATTCCAGGCATCCATACCCAAAATAATAGCAAGGGTGATCAAACTGGCCTTACACATAGGCAAGACTATCAAGACAAAACTTTTCCATAGCCCTGCCCCGTCAATGGCCGCAGCATCGAGATAAGCATTGCCAATCCCCATCATCTGCTGGCGAAGCATAAAGATGGCAAAGGCTTTGAAGGCACAGGGCACGATGAGGGCAAACAAGGTATTGGTCAGATGCAGTTCATTCATGATCAGATAGAGTGGAATGAATATCACCTGGGAAGGAATCATCATGGAGGCGAGAAACAAAAGAAACAGCATAGAACTTCCCTTGAATTGTATCTTCGAGAACGCAAAGGCCGCCATGGAGGAGCTCACCAATGCAATGAGGACTGAACCTGAAGTGACTAACACAGAGTTCATAATCGAACGAAACATACCATCCAGGGCGAAGAGCTTGCGATAAGCCTGCAAGGTCGGTTCCTTGGGAATCCACTCGATGGGAACTGCCAGCAAAGCCCCACTGCTCTTGAGTGAGGTAGAAATCATCCACAGGAAAGGAACAATGGCAAAAAATGAAAACAGAATTGCAAACATATGATATGAAACAAATTGCCAAATTGATTTTTTACATATCATAATTCACCCACTTCTTCTCCATCGATTTCTGCAGGATGGTAAAACACATGATCACGGCAAACAGAACCCAGGAATAGGCTGCAGCATACCCCATCTTCCCGTAACGGAATGCGTACTTGTAAATTCTTTCCACCATGACTATGGTAGCCCCGTTGGGGCCCCCTTCTCCATCCTTGGTCATTACCATCACCTGCGGGAACAGCTGGAAAGCATTGATCAACGATAACATCACTACATAGAACGTCACAGGAGAAAGCAAAGGAATGGTAATATGCCAGAAGGAAGTCCAACTAGAAGCTCCATCGATTTCTGCAGCCTCATAGTACTGCGGATTTATGGAACGCAGTCCGCCAAGGAATATCATCGAATAGAAGCCAATGTCTTTCCAGAGCGAAGCCAAAACGATGGATGGCATAGCCCAGAGTTCACTCTGCAACCAGAGAGGCCCGGTTATGCCAAAAAGGGAAAGGCCATTGTTGATAGGTCCATAAGTTGGGCTGAGAAGCCATTTCCAGATCAAGGCGCCAGCAACCCAGGAAGTCAAAACAGGGATGTAATATAAAACCCGGTAACTATTTGCTCCATTTCGGGGCGAGTTGATTATTGTGGCTGCCTTAAGCGAGATCAAAAGCATCAAGGGCAGGTATACTATGATGAAATAGGCATTATGACTAAGGGCTTTCCACATTTCCTGATCCCTCAGGATCTGGGAAAAATTCTTCACCCCGTTAAAATGAGACTGCACAAAACCGAAAAACCCATGGGTAAGGCTTACCGGGGACATTCCAGTCCAATCGGTAATGCTGATAAGAGCGGAAACAACAATCGGCAAAAGCGAGAATAAAACCATACCAATCAGGCTTGGCAACAAAAACGGAAGGGCAACCAAAAAACCCGATCTTGAGCGCATCCTCATGGAATACTCCTCTTTCCAGATTTGCCGCCAGGGAAGATTCCCATGACGGCATACTGTTATACGTATCAATATTTACAGGTTGATTTTTGCCTCAAGCTCTGCCTGACAGGCTTTGAGTGCCTTTGCCGCATCCATTTTCCCGTAGGTAATCTGTGAGAGATAGCCACCGATGATTGCACTCATTTCTGCCTGCTGGTTAACAACCGGAGGGGTTACCAGATAGTTGAGACTTTCAAATACCGCTTTGCGGTTTGCAGGGGGTGTAATCGCGAGATAGGCTTCAAGTACATCCGGATAGGTTACCGGGGGTAGTTCCCACGATGCCCCGACCCTAAGATTTGCAGCTTCGCGTGAACCGGCGAGGAAGGCTGCAAGCTTTGCAGCTTCAACGGGGTGCTTGCCCGTCGAACTCACCACATAGGCATTGGAGAAGAAGTGACAAGCCTTCTGTGTGTTACCCGGTTCGATAGTTATATCCCAGGGGAAGGAACAATTCGCGGTAAAATCGCTGAATGCCCAAATGCCGGTGACCAACATTCCGAGTCTTCCGCTCTTAAACAGGTCCCAGTCACCCATGCCACCCATCTGCGCTTCGGTAGGCATAATATTGCTCAGGGTCTGCCAGCTTGCCATCCTTGCCGCGGTTGCAACATTGGCAGGGGTATCGACGGTAAATTTCTTTCCATCGGCAGTCATGAGACTGCTACCATTCTGCTTTGCACCTTTGTAAAACTCATGGAACGTCAACGGACGATAGAAACCATAATAATCTTTCCCGTAGGCGCGGATTTTCGCACCGGCCTGCTCGACTTCATTCCAAGTCCAGTTGTCGGTAGGATAGGCGATCCCGACTTTGTCAAACAGAGCTTTGTTATAGAACAGGACAACGTTGGAGAAAGAGTTTGGAACCCCATATTGCACACCGTTGTAATCAAATGCCTGCAAAGCGGTCTTGTTGAAACCGCTGGTGTCACCCAGTTTTCCCTCAAGGGAGAGAAGAACCCCCTGGCTTGCATAGGAAACAAAGTTCTCATAGTTCAACTCGAACAGGTCGGCTGCATTGCCTCCAACCACTTTACTCTGCAACTGGGTGAAGTAATCGCTGTACCCGATACTCTGCAGATCGACCTTGATCGTAGGGTTCTGTTTCTCGAATTCGGCAATCATTGCTTTCAAGGCAGGTCCCGAGGCATTGCTGTCTGTTCCTGAAAACTGCTCGAGTCTGAGGGTGACAACCTGCGAAGCCTGTTCTTTTGTCCCTTGTGCAAAGAGTGCACACGCACTGACCAAGACCAGAGCCAGCATCATTACAGTTTTTCCAATCGTCCTTTTTTTCATTCCTTTTCCTCCCAAAACATGGTATGGAGGGTATAAGCCCACCAGTTGTACTTGCTGTACAAATCAAAATGAACTCACTATACTTGTTTCGGCATAGTGAACGTTTCCGACAAACACTTTGCAAACCCTCCCGGCATTGGCCTACAATGCCGGGATTTTTCTTATCCGGATGCCTTCCCTCCTCTTATGCTAAAGCTCTCGGACCGAAGAGCGCTCAACCAACGTCACGGGAAGCACAACCTTTTGTTTTTCCCCATAGCTTCCCTTTCTCTCCTCAATTATCAGATGGGCTGCCTTCGCCCCCTTCTGGGAAACATTCTGTCGTATCGTAGTCAGTGCAGGGTCACAGTTCTCTGCAATCCAGCTATCGTCAAACCCGATCACGGAAAAGTCTTCAGGTACTTCCTTGCCTGTCTTTTTCAAGCCTCGTATCAATCCGACCGCCAAAATATCTGCAGAGGCAAAAATTGCAGTGGGAGCATCTCTGTCTTTCCCCAGCTCCTCTCCGAGCTGCAATCCATATTCGTAGCCCACTGTCCCCGAATAGACCAAAGTTGGGTCAAAGGGAACCTCTGCCTGTTCCAAGGCATCGCGGTAGCCAAGGAAGCGCTCGTAGTTGACGCCTTTCTCCTTGATAATCCCTGAGGCAAACCCAATGCGCCGATGGCCTTTCTTCAGTAGATGTTCAGTAGCAAGCCTACCGCCCAGGCGGTCATCGATTGAGACGGTATGGAAAGCCAGGTCCTCGCAATAGCTGTCAACAAGGATGACCGGTATTGCCAGGCGCTTGAGATCTGTATAATAGGCTTCAGGATACATGCCAACGATGATGATCCCATCCAGGCTCCTGGTCTGTGCAACTTCAAGGTAGCTCTGGTCTACATTCGTGCCACTGATAAGCACATGGTAGCCAGCCATTCTGGCTTCATATTCGACACTTGAAAGGAATTCCCCATAGAATGGGTTTGCGAACATGAATTTTTTTCCAGGTTCTGTCTGTGGTATCACAACCCCGAACAAATGAGACCGGTTGGCTACCAGGGCCCTCGCAGAAAGATTGGGAACATAGCCTAGACGCGTTATTGCTTCCTGCACCCTTTCGATGGTTTCCACTGCTATGGACTGGTCTTTCCTTTTGTTGATAATATAGGAGACCGTGGCGACGGAAACCCCTGCCTCCTTGGCGATATCTTTCATATTAATTCTTTTTTCAGCCATAACTTACCCCTGACAACATATACATAACCGATTCTGATTACTTAAACGTTTAAGTAATTGTATATCCACTCCACCCATCCGTCAACAACTATTTCCATCAGCGAGTATCCTTACCTACAAGGGAGACTTCATTCCCGGTTATATCGATGCGATATCGGTGGCCATGTACCTGCACGGTAAAATGCAAGCCCTTCCACCCGAGCGGTAACCGTGCATCCAACGTTACCGCTCCCTTACTGTCAGCCATAAGCTGGGCACAACCCAGTACGATTGCCTGCCACGAGGCACCATAGGAGCCTATATGCAATCCTTCTGAAGCAGTATTGCCCATCAGATCTTCCAAGTCGAGAAACATGCTTTTTGTGAGATATTTTTCGGCTTTTTCCATTTCTCCTATCTGGAAAGCACACAAGGCATGCATCCCCCAGCTAAGAGTCGAATCGTGGGCAGTAATCGGTTCGTACCAGTGCCAGGCTGCTTGCTTTTGTTCCTTGGTAAAAACAGAGGGAAGCATCGTCGAAAGAAGAATGACATCCGGCTGTTTCAGGATCTGATACCGTTGCAACCGGTCGAAGCAAATGGAATGGTAGAGCGGCTCGTCATTGTGCTTGAGATCAGACAAGGCAACAGGTTCAAGCAGAGAGAACGTATCATCCTGGGCAAATGTACCTTTCAACGCATCATAGGGAACCCTTGCTTTCTCGATAATCTGTTTCCAAAGTGATCGTTCTTGCAAAGAAGGATAAGCAGTACCATTTTTGAGCGTAGCCCCCTTCTTTAGAATATCCAATGCCAGTTGCAGGTTATATTTTGCCATGGTCACCGTAAACGTATTGTTCTTGGTCACCCCAGCATATTCATCGGGACCTTTGACAAACAACAGTTCATACCTATCGGTTGCCTTTTCATAGGTAAAGCGGCTTGCCCAGAAACGTGCTGTCTCTATATAGAGCGTAGCCGCTTCTTCTCGTTCCCAAGCCTCCTGACCCTGTACCCTCGCATATTCACCCATTGCCCACGCGATATCGGCAGTTACATGGATTTCACACTTGCCGATATCCCAGGACTCACACTGCTCGCTTCCATCCAAAGAACACATCCAAGGATACCTTGCACCCTCTGCATTGTGTTTCAAGGCATTCTCTTTAGCTGCGCCTAGCGTGTGCAGGCGATAATCCAGCAGGCTCTTTGCTGCCTCAGGATAGCAATACAGATAAAAGGGAAACATAAACACCTCGGTGTCCCAGAAATAGCATCCCTTGTAACGGCCATGGGAAAGCCCCCTCGCCCCGATGGAAACAGAAGCATCCTGGGCACTGCAATTCTGCAATAGTTCAAAGATTGCGAAGCGTATGGCACATTGGTCAGCCTCCGGTCCCTCGATGGATATATCGCAATCGTCCCAGAGGCGAAGGAGAAATTCCTTTGAGCGAGCAAACAAAAAGGAAAAACCCCTTTCAGAATTTTGTATGAAGGTTCTTGCCTGCGCTTCCTTTTCTTTGGCTGAAAAGCAGACAGGCTTGGTCGAAACAGAGACAATGAATTCAAAAGAAACCGTCTTCCCTTTTTCCAGAAGCAGAGAATGGGAAACCTTGACTTTTGCACCTTGTAAAAATTCCTGCTTTGTCGAGGGAACCGAACAATGGTCAGAGGCAAAATACAGGCAATGAAACAGGCCTGTATTGGTTGTTGCCTCCAGTGTTCGAAACGATTGGAAAGCCTGCACCTCCACATTTTTCAGCAAATAGAGCATTTGTTCATTTTTGATTGTCTGGTCATCATGGATGGGAAGGTTTGCAACCGTACCGTCAAGACTATGGGATACACAAAGGGAAACAGGCTTTTCCTGCGCTTCTACAATAATACGCTCTGCGCAGAGACTGGTATCATCGAAGGAGAAAAACCGTTCGACGGTGATGCGCACCCCAAGCTCTTGCCAGGTTCGGCTAACCAATCCTGTTTTGAGGTCAAGGGTCTGCTTGAAATCCTGCAAATCACTTTGGGAAGTGCAAATGTGGCCATCAATTTCGATTGCAACCAATAAGGGGTCGGGAAGGTTTACCAGATCGGTAATCCCGGGTTTTACATAATCGAAGACCCCTGCCTTGAAAAGGCCATGGGTTGCAGGGGTGTAGGAATCCCCACAAAACACCGCGCGTCTCCCCATTGCCCCGTTTCCTTGGAAAAAGATGCTCTCAAAGAAAGATTTGTTTTCCATGGACCAGAAATCGGTTTCAATCGACCATTGGTGATAGTGCAGTTTTCCTCTAGGCATGGAAAGCGTTCTCCTCTAGCAAAACGTACGCTACATATCCGCTGCAGGTAGCAAAGGCTTCCCCTGTAGTGCAAAGCCCGGTCGTCTCATCGATACTCTCACAGGCAATTCCATTGTCCATGGGAGCTGCCAGAAGTTTTTGAAGGGCAGCCTTATCATGGAAGACCCGTATCGAATTGGCCAGGCTCAAGACCCAGGGATGCGGGGCATGGGGGCATCCAATGGAACCAAAAGGATAACCAGCGAAGGAATAGCGGTAGGAAGGGTCGGTAATCGTTGCGACGGATTTCTTGAAATTCGGGTCCTCTAGGCTACAAAACCCAAAAGTAGGAAGCAACATCAGACTCCCTGGGGGTTCATCATAGATGTCATACGCCCCATCTTCAGCAACCGACCAGACAAACTGTCCTTCGCGTATACAATGGTCATAGATGGCATGCTTCACAATCTTTGCCTCTTCTCTCCACAAGCTGGATTTTCCAGCGTAATCCCATTGGGAGAAAAGAGTGAACAGTTTCCAGACCAACACATTGTCATACGTCAGGTAGGGATGCACATGCATATCGTCAGTTGGTTGCAAAAACGTCTCATACAGCTGCAACTTGGAGTTCTTTTTCTTTGACAACAATGCCTCGATCCTGTCAAATAAGTGCTGAGCCCACCCTTCTTGCAGGATTGCACGGTCGCCAGTAGCACGAATATAGGAATCGAAGCCAAGGACAGGGGCACAGAGTTCATCCAACTCGAAGCCAGGTTCCAGCACAGTGCCATCGATATACCTGCTATGGATTCCCACATTCCTGGCCTGACGGGTCGAAACATACTCAAGGATTTCCCGGGCAACAGAGGCATCACCACAGATTATAGAGGGCAGGGCCCAAAGCAAGCTGTCACGATCCCAGTAAGATGCTGAGACATAGTAAAGAGGGCTTCTGGTTGTCACCACAACCCGTTCCTCTGAATCAATTGTCTTTCCGGTGGCAAAGAAAAGCGCATAGAAAAGGTTTCTGTTCAAGACCTCTTCCATCCTTTTGTCTGCAACTCTCTGCAAACACTTCTGCAAATAGGCTCGCGTGTCCTGCAACAGACTCTTTGTCGTCCATCGCTGCATCTCCCTTGCACTGGTAACTGCCGCTACTTCCTCGTAGCCAAAGCCACAGAACCAAGAAATCTCATCAGCTGCCCCTGGGAGCAGGCAACAGGAATATTCGGAAGAAAAGGAAAGGCCATCGGTGCGTTCTTCCCAACTCCACTTGGTTTTCTGTGAGGAAATCGGGGCAAAGGCAAGGAGCGGAAAACCGTGGCGGATATC
The sequence above is a segment of the Sphaerochaeta pleomorpha str. Grapes genome. Coding sequences within it:
- a CDS encoding TIM-barrel domain-containing protein; the protein is MNIHWNLEPVNLEYIARQIELSHFSWTNKDGKMQIQFTIPRAKGIWGFGERFDAFNQEGLQRKNQVVEHFTQQGQDTYLPVPFFLTDSLGFFLQTRLVCTFVSRRTKNGLRVTIVLPVCDDGVYFFSGNPQKILAGFLSLQEKAVLPPSWAFGPWMSANRWNDQETVLKEAEKAATYAIPATVLVIEAWSDEATFYRFNEGLWPDPKKMIEVLHRQGLHLILWQIPVLKKLDAGQVHSIHEADCQEAIANALVVTNPDGTPYHIPKGKWFAGGMVPDFTNPHLCQWWFKRREYLLEMGVDGFKTDGGEFIYTDEVRFHDGSDGTTMQNEYPLSYTKAYAKAIGKDRILFSRSGYVGSQATPLHWVGDQLSIWPELPCILHAGLNASVSGIPFWGFDIGGFAGPLPSAELYLRSFMLATFWPVMQWHSEPLGGQFSQTQSEAVNDRSPWNMAKHYNDDSILAICRKFSNLRMELLPYIESEAAYSVFHGEPLMRPLFYSYPEDDTACAIEDEYLFGRSLLIAPILTQGDGEREIYLPQGSWLESGTKEILNGPCHLRRTYDLGHIGVFLKLDFEHAFLKGLSLFTNVR
- a CDS encoding carbohydrate ABC transporter permease: MFAILFSFFAIVPFLWMISTSLKSSGALLAVPIEWIPKEPTLQAYRKLFALDGMFRSIMNSVLVTSGSVLIALVSSSMAAFAFSKIQFKGSSMLFLLFLASMMIPSQVIFIPLYLIMNELHLTNTLFALIVPCAFKAFAIFMLRQQMMGIGNAYLDAAAIDGAGLWKSFVLIVLPMCKASLITLAIILGMDAWNDYLLPLVLMTDRDHFTLPIILNSLSGQFKTSFDLLMAGSLISMIPLLLVYAFSQRYFSTGLQVGGIKG
- a CDS encoding carbohydrate ABC transporter permease, which encodes MRMRSRSGFLVALPFLLPSLIGMVLFSLLPIVVSALISITDWTGMSPVSLTHGFFGFVQSHFNGVKNFSQILRDQEMWKALSHNAYFIIVYLPLMLLISLKAATIINSPRNGANSYRVLYYIPVLTSWVAGALIWKWLLSPTYGPINNGLSLFGITGPLWLQSELWAMPSIVLASLWKDIGFYSMIFLGGLRSINPQYYEAAEIDGASSWTSFWHITIPLLSPVTFYVVMLSLINAFQLFPQVMVMTKDGEGGPNGATIVMVERIYKYAFRYGKMGYAAAYSWVLFAVIMCFTILQKSMEKKWVNYDM
- a CDS encoding ABC transporter substrate-binding protein yields the protein MKKRTIGKTVMMLALVLVSACALFAQGTKEQASQVVTLRLEQFSGTDSNASGPALKAMIAEFEKQNPTIKVDLQSIGYSDYFTQLQSKVVGGNAADLFELNYENFVSYASQGVLLSLEGKLGDTSGFNKTALQAFDYNGVQYGVPNSFSNVVLFYNKALFDKVGIAYPTDNWTWNEVEQAGAKIRAYGKDYYGFYRPLTFHEFYKGAKQNGSSLMTADGKKFTVDTPANVATAARMASWQTLSNIMPTEAQMGGMGDWDLFKSGRLGMLVTGIWAFSDFTANCSFPWDITIEPGNTQKACHFFSNAYVVSSTGKHPVEAAKLAAFLAGSREAANLRVGASWELPPVTYPDVLEAYLAITPPANRKAVFESLNYLVTPPVVNQQAEMSAIIGGYLSQITYGKMDAAKALKACQAELEAKINL
- a CDS encoding LacI family DNA-binding transcriptional regulator codes for the protein MAEKRINMKDIAKEAGVSVATVSYIINKRKDQSIAVETIERVQEAITRLGYVPNLSARALVANRSHLFGVVIPQTEPGKKFMFANPFYGEFLSSVEYEARMAGYHVLISGTNVDQSYLEVAQTRSLDGIIIVGMYPEAYYTDLKRLAIPVILVDSYCEDLAFHTVSIDDRLGGRLATEHLLKKGHRRIGFASGIIKEKGVNYERFLGYRDALEQAEVPFDPTLVYSGTVGYEYGLQLGEELGKDRDAPTAIFASADILAVGLIRGLKKTGKEVPEDFSVIGFDDSWIAENCDPALTTIRQNVSQKGAKAAHLIIEERKGSYGEKQKVVLPVTLVERSSVREL
- a CDS encoding glycoside hydrolase family 65 protein, which codes for MPRGKLHYHQWSIETDFWSMENKSFFESIFFQGNGAMGRRAVFCGDSYTPATHGLFKAGVFDYVKPGITDLVNLPDPLLVAIEIDGHICTSQSDLQDFKQTLDLKTGLVSRTWQELGVRITVERFFSFDDTSLCAERIIVEAQEKPVSLCVSHSLDGTVANLPIHDDQTIKNEQMLYLLKNVEVQAFQSFRTLEATTNTGLFHCLYFASDHCSVPSTKQEFLQGAKVKVSHSLLLEKGKTVSFEFIVSVSTKPVCFSAKEKEAQARTFIQNSERGFSFLFARSKEFLLRLWDDCDISIEGPEADQCAIRFAIFELLQNCSAQDASVSIGARGLSHGRYKGCYFWDTEVFMFPFYLYCYPEAAKSLLDYRLHTLGAAKENALKHNAEGARYPWMCSLDGSEQCESWDIGKCEIHVTADIAWAMGEYARVQGQEAWEREEAATLYIETARFWASRFTYEKATDRYELLFVKGPDEYAGVTKNNTFTVTMAKYNLQLALDILKKGATLKNGTAYPSLQERSLWKQIIEKARVPYDALKGTFAQDDTFSLLEPVALSDLKHNDEPLYHSICFDRLQRYQILKQPDVILLSTMLPSVFTKEQKQAAWHWYEPITAHDSTLSWGMHALCAFQIGEMEKAEKYLTKSMFLDLEDLMGNTASEGLHIGSYGASWQAIVLGCAQLMADSKGAVTLDARLPLGWKGLHFTVQVHGHRYRIDITGNEVSLVGKDTR
- a CDS encoding glycoside hydrolase family 125 protein, with protein sequence MKIERYPTGNEYISLPQIETRNAGIKDITFLHMGSKGLLDLRGTENHPFMVPRIKIGGALLDLASLQWKLLDYWIPSASLTLGNGFSISITIYAPVGHRGFVYGILVQNNGRENLDCTVSLQANWGSLYHCINEEKQFEGTLHAYSSSWTDGPVFDIRHGFPLLAFAPISSQKTKWSWEERTDGLSFSSEYSCCLLPGAADEISWFCGFGYEEVAAVTSAREMQRWTTKSLLQDTRAYLQKCLQRVADKRMEEVLNRNLFYALFFATGKTIDSEERVVVTTRSPLYYVSASYWDRDSLLWALPSIICGDASVAREILEYVSTRQARNVGIHSRYIDGTVLEPGFELDELCAPVLGFDSYIRATGDRAILQEGWAQHLFDRIEALLSKKKNSKLQLYETFLQPTDDMHVHPYLTYDNVLVWKLFTLFSQWDYAGKSSLWREEAKIVKHAIYDHCIREGQFVWSVAEDGAYDIYDEPPGSLMLLPTFGFCSLEDPNFKKSVATITDPSYRYSFAGYPFGSIGCPHAPHPWVLSLANSIRVFHDKAALQKLLAAPMDNGIACESIDETTGLCTTGEAFATCSGYVAYVLLEENAFHA